Genomic window (Magnetospirillum sp. 15-1):
AGCAGGCGCTCGCCCGGTCCCATGGCGGCGGGCAGCGGCGGGGGCTGATGGCCGAGGCGCCAGCCCAGACGCAGCACCGCCAGCCCGAACACCAGCACCCCCACCGATTTGTGCAACTGGTACAGCTTGAATTGCAGGGGCGAGCCCGGCTTGAGCCCGGTCATGACGAAGCCCAGGCCCAGCAGGGCGAGGATGGCCGCCGCCATGAGCCAGTGCAGGCCCACGGCGACGGCATCGTAGCGGTTCCGCGCGGTCATGCCGGACCGACTTATTGCCGGACGAATTCGGCGCTGATGGTCAGCGTCACGTCGTCGCCCACATTGGGAGCATAGCGGCCGACGCCGAATTCACTGCGCTTGATCTGGCCCTTGGCGTTGAAGCCGACCACGTATTTCTGGGTCATGGGATGCACGCCGCCGGCGTTGAAGGTGGCGTCCAGGACCACCGGCCGGGTGACGCCGTGCACGGTCAGGTTGCCGGTGATCTTGCCGGTGTCGGGGCCGGTGACCTCGACCGAGGTGCTCTTGAAGCTGGCGGTGGGGAAGGCGGCGACATCGAAGAAATCACCCGTCTTCAGGTGGGCGTCCAGCTTGGGAACGTTGGTGGAGATGCCGTCCATGTTGATGGCGACCTCGACGGCGCTCTTGGCGGGGGCCTTGGCGTCGAAATTCAGCTTGGCGTCGAAATCGGTGAACTGGCCGTACGACGTGGACACGCCGAAATGGGAAAACGAGAAGATGATCCTGGCGTGGGTCTTGTCCACTGCGAACTGGCCGCCCTCGAGCTTGGCCGGGTCGGGACTGAGTTCCGCCCGGGCGGCGGGGGCGGCGACGGCGATGGCGGCGGCCAACAGGACGGTGGTTGCGAGCTTCATAGGATGCCTCGTGGATGGAGTGGCGGATGACACGGATGCGGGACGATGCCGCTTGCATATGGTGCAACCGCCGGCCGGCTGCCAGACGGCAGCGTACGGTCGCGGCGTTCGGTGGCCTTCACTCTGGGCTCCTGGGCGTTCGGCGACAATCACCCCCTTTCTCAACATATTGTTTCGCTCGGGTGAACGCCGTGCCGGCTTGGATGAACAGGTTGCGCCTGAACCGGTCCGTGGCGGGTGGTAGGCTGATCCGTCGTCATGGGAGCGGAGGAAACGTCATGATCCGGGTTGAGCAAGATGGGGCGGTGACCATTCTCACCCTCGACCGGCCGGAGGCGCGCAACGCCCTGTCCCTGGCGCTGACCCTGGCGCTGGAGGGAGTGTTGGATGATGCCGAGGTGGACGACGCCACGCGGGTGGTGCTGCTGCGCGGGGCGGGCGGCGATTTCGCCGCCGGAGCCGACCTGAAGGAAATGCTGCCGCTGACCGAGGCCGAGGTGAGGGCGACCGATTTCTCCGGCTGCTGTCCCCGCCTGGGCCGGATGACCAAGCCGGTGGTGGTGGCGGTGGACGGCTACGCCCTGGGGGGTGGCTGTGAACTGGTGGAGATGTGCGATATCGTCATCGCCGCCGACAATGCCTGGTTCGGCCACCCGGAAATCACCGTGGGCACCATGCCGGGGGCGGGAGGCAGCCAGCGTCTGCCGCGTACCGTCGGCAAGCACAAGGCCATGGACCTGCTGCTCACCGGCCGGCGCATGGATGCCGCCGAGGCCGAGCGGTGCGGTCTGGTCTCGCGGGTGGTGCCCGCCGAACGCCTGATGGACGAGGCCCTGGGTGTGGCGCGAAGGCTGGCCGGGCTGTCGCCCGCCATTCTCGCCATGGTCAAGCAATCGGTGCTGCGGGCCTTCGAGCCGGGGCTGAAGGAGGGGCTGGCCTTCGAGCGGCGCCAGTTCCACCGCACCTTCGCCACCCATGACCGGCGGGAGGGCATGGCCGCCTTTGTCGAACGCCGCCCGGCCCGCTTCATCGGGGCTTGACGCATCTTGTCGCGAGGCGGCCTAATTCCGGCCGGTCTTTCGCCTTAAGAGGCAAACGTGCAGCCGTCTCCCGTTACCGCCGATTTTCACCAGACCTTGCTCGCCACCATGGCCGAGGGGGTGGTGGTGCAGGATTCCACGCGCAGCATCATCTACGCCAACGCCGCCGCGTCGGACATCCTCGGCCACAGCCCCGACGACCTGATCGGCCGGACCTGCTGCGTGGAGGACTGGGACGTCACCGATCTGGACGGCGCGCCGCTGGGCAATGCCGACCATCCCGCCGCCATCGCCCTGAGGACCCGCCGGCCGGCCGGCCCCATGATAATGGGAATCCGCCGGGGACGGGACCGGGTGTGGCTGCGCATGCGGGCCCAGCCCATCGCCGTGGATGCCGGCCGATCCGAGGCGGTGCTGGTCACCTTCGCCGAGATCTCCGATCTGGTGGATTCCAAGGTCCGCCTGCGCGAGGCCACGTCGCGCCTGGAACAGGCCCACGCCGCCAAGCAATCCCTGACCGAGCGTCTGGCCGAGTTCCTGGGGCGCCAGTTGGACGTCTCGCTGGAAACCCTGGCCGAGAGCGAACAGCGCTTCCGTCTGGCCATGGAACTGGGCACCTCGGTGGCCTTCACCCTGGACATGGACCTGCGCTATACCTGGGCCCATTCCTGCCACGTGGGCTTTGGCGATGCCGACCTGATCGGCAAGACCGAGTACGATATCTTCACCCGCGAGACCGCCGACATGCTGTGCGCCATCTATCGCGGCGTGATCGAGACCGGCATCTCGGTGCGGCGCGACGTGCAGGTCCAAAGCCTGATCATGAGCCGGCCGCAATACTTCGACCTGATCGCCCGGCGGCTCTATGACGCGCGGGGCGAGACCATCGGCCTGATCTGCGCCGCCATCGATATCACCGATCGCAAGCAGACCGAACTGGAACTGCGTCTGGCCAAGGAGGCGGCCGAGCGGGCCTACGCCTCCAAGTCGCGCTTCCTGGCCGCCGCCAGCCACGACCTCAGCCAGCCCATGCAGGCGTTGCAGATTTACTGCGCCATTCTGGCCGAACGCCAGCCGGAGCCCGGCATCAAGGCCAAGCAATGCGCCAATCAGCTGTCGCGCCAGCTCAAGGCGCTGCTCAGCATGTCGCGTCTGGATGCCGGCGGCATGACGGTGACCCGCGGTTCCATCGCCCTGGGGGACCTGCTCGATCAGGTGGCGGCGGCCAGCCGCCCCACCGCCGAGCAGAAGGGGCTGCGCCTGCGGGTGGTCAAGACCAGCCTGGTCTGCGAAAGCGACGCCACCTTGATGGAGCGGCTGCTGGGCAATCTGGTGTCCAACGCCGTGCGCTATACGGAGCGGGGCGGGGTGGTGGTGGGATGCCGCCGCCGCAACGGACGCATCCGTATCGAAGTCTGGGACAGCGGCATCGGTATCGCCGAAGAGAACCTGCCATTTATTTTCGAAGAGCTCTACCAGTTGAACAATCCGACGCGCCGTGCCGATGAAGGACTGGGACTGGGTTTGGCCATTGTCGATAGAATCGCCCGAATCCTGGGAATCTCGGTTTCCGTCCATTCGGTCTTTGGGCGCGGCTCTGTCTTTGCGGTGGATCTGCCGTCTTGATATGACGTTTGACCTCCCCGCAACAGTGGATATTATGCGCGCCGGGACGGCCTGATCACACCGGCCGGGGGTTTCATGGGTTGGAGGTTTTGCGATATGAGGCGTCGTCTGCTTTCCGTGGCGGCGGCCATGGCGGTCTCGATGGTGGCGGCCTGTGCCACCCTGCCCGAGGACCCCGAGGACCGCGCCGAGGCCGAGGCCGTCAACGATCCGCTGGAGCCTACCAACCGGGCCATCTACGACGTCAACATGTTCCTGGACAGCAACGTGGCCGAGCCCGTCGCCCAGGCATATCACGATACCATGCCCGACTGGCTGCGTCTGGCCATCCACAACCTGCTGGCCAATCTGCAGGAGCCCTACACCGCCGGCCACGACCTGCTGCAGGGCAATCCCGCCGCCGCCGCCGACGCGCTGGGCCGCTTCTTCATCAATTCCACCTTCGGCGCCCTGGGAACCCGGGACGTGGTCGCCGAGAGCGGCGGGGCCAAGCGCCACAAGACCGACATGGGCGTCACTTTCGCCGTGTGGGGAGTGGACGAGGGTCCCTATCTGATGCTGCCGTTCTTCGGCCCGTCCAGCCTGCGCGACGGCGCGGCGCGGGTCGCCGACTACTTCGCCGAACCCTCGGGCGCCATATTCGCCTCCCAGGGGCTGGGGGTGATCAACAACGTCAATATGGGTCTGGATACCCTCGATACCCGGACCGAGCACCTGGATGCCCTGAAGGAGATCCGGCGCACCTCCATCGATGAATATGCGGCGATCCGCAGTCTGTACCGCCAGTTCCGCGCCGCCTCGATCCAGGCCTCGGAGAACGGGCAGAGGGATACCCGCGCGTCCCAGCCGGGACCGGCGGCCGGCGGAGCGGCATCCACCCCGACACCGCCCGCCCCGGCATCGTCCACTGCTTCGGAAACCCCGGCGACCAAGCCGCAGGAGGTGGAGGGGCACGGGACAGCCACGCCCAAGGACGACGAGGTCAAGCCCAGCGCCGTCGAATTCATCGATCATCCGAGGAAATAAATCCGGATTTTCAGTGGACTGAAAAAAGAGGGCAGGCCCGACGGCCTGCCCTCCTTTCTCGCGTTCTGGTGCCGGTTGCAGGATTCGAACCCGCGACCCCCTGATTACAAATCATAAAAACCGCCATATCTTGTTATAACAAGTCATGTGCTCCCATCCCCATGAATGCCTTGCGGCCTGCCGCTTTGAAGGCTAATGTTAGGCATTGTTGCTAACAATAGGCACCACCCCATAACCACTAGTTTTTGGTGCCTATTGGTGCCTATGGGTGCCTACAGACGGAGCGCACGATGCCGAAAATGAAACTGACCGATGCCGCCGTGCAGCGTATCAAACTCCCCTCCCCTGAGCAACGGCAGGTGGATTACTGGGATGCGCTGACTCCGGGCTTTGGCCTGCGTGTCAGTTTCGGCGGAACCAAAACGTGGATGGTTCAAGCCCGCGTCCTGAAGGTGGGCAAGTGGACCCAGACGCGGCGCGTGGTGGGCCGTTACCCCGATATGTCCCTTGCTGATGCCCGCGCGGCGGCACGGGATGCGCTGGCGCTGGCTGCCGCTGGTGAAGACCCCAAGAACGCCGCGAAGGTCGAGCGCGAGAAGCTGGAAGAGGATAGCCGTAATAGTTTCGCGGCGATAGCGGCTGACTTCCTGGCGAAATACGTCCAACGAAAAGGACTGGCAGCGAAAACGGCTGAAGCATATGTAGGAACCCTGCAAGGCAAGTGGACCAGAGCGTGGGCAGAGCGGCCAATTACAAGCATTTCGCGGCGCGACGTACATGCTTTGATTGACGACATTATTGCTCAGGGATTCCCGATCCAGGCAAACCGTAGTCTGGCTTACCTGAAGCGATTTTTTGGATGGTGCGTCGAACGGGGGATTCTCGACAACGCGCCGACTGACCATGTTAAGCCGCCGTCCGAAAGCACTAGGCGGGAGCGCGTCCTTTCCGTTGGCGAAATCTCCGAGGTTTGGGCCGCGCTGGACAAGGAAGGCGGGGTGTTCGCGCCGATGGTCAAACTGCTGCTGCTGACCGCGCAACGGCGCGACGAGGTGGCGGGTATGCGATGGTCCGAAATCACGCTAGAGGGTGAAGACCCTGTGTGGAGCCTGCCAGCCGAGAGGACCAAGAACGGCCTGCCGAACCTTATCCCCCTCTCCCCTCAAGCCGTCAAACTGCTGAAGTCGGTAAACCCGGTTGATTTATGCCCCTTTGTGTTCACCACGACCGGCAAAACCTATGTGACCGGGTACAGCAAGGTGAAAGCGCGGCTGGACACGGCGATTGCTGAGAAACGAGAAGAGGCTGGCCGCGCAGATCCAATGGAAGGCTGGACGTTCCACGATTTGCGCCGCACCGCAGCGACTCGCATGATCGAAGACCTTGGGGTTCAGCCGCACATTGTTGAGGCGGTGCTGAACCATATTTCGGGCCACAAGGCCGGTGTGGCTGGTATCTACAACCGCGCCACCTACCTCCCAGAGAAGCGCCGGGCACTTGAGGCATGGTCGGAATACGTCATGTCGTTGGCCCGCTGATATGCGTGTCGCGCATGGCTGATATGCAACAAGCCGCACACTAAGGGAGGGGTAAGAGCCAGATCGCCAGTATTCATTGGGCTTTCTGGCTGTTGTTTTCGCTTATTGTTTGGGCGTGACAATAACTCTATAACTCTATTCTCTTGGTCCGTCAATTACTTTGTTTTGACTTGATATGCCTCGTGGATCATCTTCACCTCATCGTTAACGTCCGATGAGGATAAGCAAATGCAAACAGATTCCCTGGTCACATCTAAGACCGTTAAGCATAGGTTTGGTGACGTTTCAGACATGACCCTCTGGCGCTGGGTGAAAGACGGCAAGTTGCCGCAGCCAATCAAGATCAACAAGCGGAACTATTGGTGTGACAGCGCCATCACCGAAGCCATCGCCAAGTTGTCGGTGCTGGCGCAATGACCGCCCCCATGCTTCCCACCGTCCCGCCCATGCTTCCGCTGCGCCCGACCCCCGCGCCGATCCCGAGACCGATTGGGGGTGCGTGATGGACCGCGCCGACAACTGCGGGACATGCCGCAACTACAACGAAACGGCAGTCATAGGGATAAGCGGCGTTGGCGAGTGCCGCGCGGCACCGCCAAAATCCTATGAGCAACTACCGGCGAACACAGGATGGCCGAAGGTCTACCGGAATAGCTGGTGCGGTTGCCACAAGGATAAAGGGGGGCGTAATGAACGCCATCGGCCCTGAAAATGGAAAAGGGGCGACTGCAATCGCCCCCCTCCTAAAAAAATACTTGACCAGCGCAGACAATAACGAAAACGCCCCCCAGGATCAAGTTGAAATCGCGCTTCGCTATGCCGCCGCTGGTATGCCGGTTTTTCCGTGCGACCCGGCCACCAAGCGGCCCTTGACGCCCAACGGCTTCCACGATGCCACGACCGACCCGGCAATCATTCAGGCATGGTGGCTCCAATACCTTGGCGCCATGATCGGATGCCCGACAGGCGCCAAGAGCGGCATTTGGGTGTTCGACGTGGATGTTGATCCGACCAAGGGCAAGGACGGCGAAGCTTCGCTCGCTGCCCTGGTGAATGCGCATAGCCCACTGCCGTCAACGCGCATTCACCGCACCCCGAGTGGCGGGCGTCACTACATCTTTTCCATGCCTGTGGGGCAGGAGGTGCGGTGTTCGGCGAACGCTATCGGCCCCGGCCTCGACGTGCGCGGTGATGGTGGGTATGTGATCATGCCGGGTTCCATTCGAGAGGATGGTGCCGAATACACCGTGGTGCAGGATTGTGCGCCTGTCGCTGCGCCCGAGTGGTTGCTGAACCTGACGACGAGTAGCCGGGGGCAACCATCCCGTCCACTGCCAGTAGATGGCAAGATTGAAGAAGGCGGGCGCAATGACGCCTTGACCCGGCAGGCCGGTGCGTTGCGC
Coding sequences:
- a CDS encoding VacJ family lipoprotein yields the protein MRRRLLSVAAAMAVSMVAACATLPEDPEDRAEAEAVNDPLEPTNRAIYDVNMFLDSNVAEPVAQAYHDTMPDWLRLAIHNLLANLQEPYTAGHDLLQGNPAAAADALGRFFINSTFGALGTRDVVAESGGAKRHKTDMGVTFAVWGVDEGPYLMLPFFGPSSLRDGAARVADYFAEPSGAIFASQGLGVINNVNMGLDTLDTRTEHLDALKEIRRTSIDEYAAIRSLYRQFRAASIQASENGQRDTRASQPGPAAGGAASTPTPPAPASSTASETPATKPQEVEGHGTATPKDDEVKPSAVEFIDHPRK
- a CDS encoding YceI family protein, whose translation is MKLATTVLLAAAIAVAAPAARAELSPDPAKLEGGQFAVDKTHARIIFSFSHFGVSTSYGQFTDFDAKLNFDAKAPAKSAVEVAINMDGISTNVPKLDAHLKTGDFFDVAAFPTASFKSTSVEVTGPDTGKITGNLTVHGVTRPVVLDATFNAGGVHPMTQKYVVGFNAKGQIKRSEFGVGRYAPNVGDDVTLTISAEFVRQ
- a CDS encoding enoyl-CoA hydratase-related protein, with the protein product MIRVEQDGAVTILTLDRPEARNALSLALTLALEGVLDDAEVDDATRVVLLRGAGGDFAAGADLKEMLPLTEAEVRATDFSGCCPRLGRMTKPVVVAVDGYALGGGCELVEMCDIVIAADNAWFGHPEITVGTMPGAGGSQRLPRTVGKHKAMDLLLTGRRMDAAEAERCGLVSRVVPAERLMDEALGVARRLAGLSPAILAMVKQSVLRAFEPGLKEGLAFERRQFHRTFATHDRREGMAAFVERRPARFIGA
- a CDS encoding ATP-binding protein, which gives rise to MQPSPVTADFHQTLLATMAEGVVVQDSTRSIIYANAAASDILGHSPDDLIGRTCCVEDWDVTDLDGAPLGNADHPAAIALRTRRPAGPMIMGIRRGRDRVWLRMRAQPIAVDAGRSEAVLVTFAEISDLVDSKVRLREATSRLEQAHAAKQSLTERLAEFLGRQLDVSLETLAESEQRFRLAMELGTSVAFTLDMDLRYTWAHSCHVGFGDADLIGKTEYDIFTRETADMLCAIYRGVIETGISVRRDVQVQSLIMSRPQYFDLIARRLYDARGETIGLICAAIDITDRKQTELELRLAKEAAERAYASKSRFLAAASHDLSQPMQALQIYCAILAERQPEPGIKAKQCANQLSRQLKALLSMSRLDAGGMTVTRGSIALGDLLDQVAAASRPTAEQKGLRLRVVKTSLVCESDATLMERLLGNLVSNAVRYTERGGVVVGCRRRNGRIRIEVWDSGIGIAEENLPFIFEELYQLNNPTRRADEGLGLGLAIVDRIARILGISVSVHSVFGRGSVFAVDLPS
- a CDS encoding site-specific integrase, with protein sequence MKLTDAAVQRIKLPSPEQRQVDYWDALTPGFGLRVSFGGTKTWMVQARVLKVGKWTQTRRVVGRYPDMSLADARAAARDALALAAAGEDPKNAAKVEREKLEEDSRNSFAAIAADFLAKYVQRKGLAAKTAEAYVGTLQGKWTRAWAERPITSISRRDVHALIDDIIAQGFPIQANRSLAYLKRFFGWCVERGILDNAPTDHVKPPSESTRRERVLSVGEISEVWAALDKEGGVFAPMVKLLLLTAQRRDEVAGMRWSEITLEGEDPVWSLPAERTKNGLPNLIPLSPQAVKLLKSVNPVDLCPFVFTTTGKTYVTGYSKVKARLDTAIAEKREEAGRADPMEGWTFHDLRRTAATRMIEDLGVQPHIVEAVLNHISGHKAGVAGIYNRATYLPEKRRALEAWSEYVMSLAR